A region of Arabidopsis thaliana chromosome 5, partial sequence DNA encodes the following proteins:
- a CDS encoding tRNA (guanine-N-7) methyltransferase (tRNA (guanine-N-7) methyltransferase; FUNCTIONS IN: tRNA (guanine-N7-)-methyltransferase activity; INVOLVED IN: tRNA modification; LOCATED IN: chloroplast; EXPRESSED IN: 21 plant structures; EXPRESSED DURING: 13 growth stages; CONTAINS InterPro DOMAIN/s: tRNA (guanine-N-7) methyltransferase (InterPro:IPR003358); BEST Arabidopsis thaliana protein match is: tRNA (guanine-N-7) methyltransferase (TAIR:AT5G24840.1); Has 30201 Blast hits to 17322 proteins in 780 species: Archae - 12; Bacteria - 1396; Metazoa - 17338; Fungi - 3422; Plants - 5037; Viruses - 0; Other Eukaryotes - 2996 (source: NCBI BLink).), translated as MASLCQACSSSSATPLLLAKRVFSLASSPFIFMREHKIPRHCNSFRAFNAVSASSSASTSVCVDFKDLRSNELVELEYAELNLNHKISEEVGHVRIRQHVNPLSSSFSKPAPVPVWDEVYKDPSLPLMVDIGSGSGRFLLWQANKNVESRNYLGLEIRQKLVKRANFWVNELGLSNVHFIFANAMVSFEHLISSYPGPLEIVSILCPDPHFKKRHQKRRVVQKPLVNSILQNLKPGGKIFVQSDVLDVAQDMRDQLDEESNVLQHMDTVDTEDGWLTENPMGIRTEREIHAEFEGARIYRRLYQKRQLLPET; from the exons ATGGCTTCTCTATGTCAAGCTTGCTCTTCGTCTTCAGCTACACCATTGCTCCTGGCGAAAAGGGTGTTCTCCTTAGCATCATCTCCGTTTATCTTCATGAGGGAACACAAAATCCCTCGCCATTGTAACAGCTTTAGAGCATTTAATGCCGTTTCTGCGTCTTCGTCAGCGTCTACCTCAGTTTGTGTCGATTTTAAGGATCTGAGAAGCAATGAATTGGTGGAATTGGAGTATGCAGAACTTAACCTCAATCATAAGATATCTGAA GAAGTGGGTCATGTAAGAATCAGACAGCATGTTAATCCTCTCAGTTCCTCTTTCTCT AAACCAGCTCCAGTTCCTGTTTGGGATGAAGTTTATAAGGATCCATCACTTCCTCTTATGGTGGATATTGGAAGTG GTAGTGGCAGATTTCTCCTATGGCAAGCCAATAAGAATGTTGAATCAAGAAATTACTTGGGGCTGGAAATACGTCAGAAA CTGGTCAAGCGCGCCAACTTTTGGGTGAATGAGCTCGGACTTTCAAACGT ACACTTCATATTTGCAAACGCCATGGTTTCTTTTGAACATCTTATATCGAGCTATCCTGGACCATTGGAGATTGTCTCAATCTTG TGTCCGGATCCTCATTTCAAGAAACGTCATCAAAAGAGACGTGTTGTTCAAAAGCCTTTGGTGAATTCCATTcttcaaaacctaaaacccGGTGGAAAA ATATTTGTGCAATCCGATGTGCTGGATGTGGCTCAAGACATGAGAGATCAGTTGGACGAGGAATCAAATGTTCTTCAACACATGGACACAGTTGACACAGAGGATGGGTGGTTAACGGAAAACCCGATGGGTATAAGAACAGAACGAGAGATCCACGCAGAGTTCGAAGGTGCAAGAATCTACAGAAGACTTTACCAGAAACGTCAGCTATTACCAGAAACATGA
- a CDS encoding alpha/beta-Hydrolases superfamily protein (alpha/beta-Hydrolases superfamily protein; FUNCTIONS IN: hydrolase activity, acting on ester bonds; INVOLVED IN: intracellular protein transport, GPI anchor metabolic process; LOCATED IN: chloroplast, chloroplast envelope; EXPRESSED IN: 22 plant structures; EXPRESSED DURING: 15 growth stages; CONTAINS InterPro DOMAIN/s: PGAP1-like (InterPro:IPR012908); Has 30201 Blast hits to 17322 proteins in 780 species: Archae - 12; Bacteria - 1396; Metazoa - 17338; Fungi - 3422; Plants - 5037; Viruses - 0; Other Eukaryotes - 2996 (source: NCBI BLink).) has product MASAMVTSLRLRPNFSAATSPSSSSSAGNVKYRPAVILPGLGNNTGDYKKLEVTLGEYGVPAVVAAVSRLDWFRNAAGLVDPAYWRGTLRPRPVLDWYLNRIDDAVREANELAQGQGLCLIGHSAGGWLARVYMEEYGNSDISLLLTLGTPHLPPPRGLPGVIDQTRGLLYYVEENCAKAVYTPELKYVCIAGRYIRGARLVDNADADIDSDVTVGIDSGEGISELAIASNKKSGTFRARFVGQGYKQVCGRADVWGDGVVPEVSAHLEGALNVSFDGVYHSPVGSDDETRPWYGSPVIVKDWIHHLLE; this is encoded by the exons ATGGCCTCGGCGATGGTTACATCGCTCAGGCTGAGGCCAAACTTCTCCGCAGCCACGTCaccctcctcctcttcttccgCCGGAAATGTCAAGTACCGACCCGCCGTAATTCTCCCG ggtttagggaatAATACAGGAGACTACAAGAAGCTGGAGGTAACATTGGGTGAATACGGTGTTCCTGCTGTGGTTGCAGCTGTATCAAGGCTTGATTGGTTTAGAAATGCAGCCGGTTTGGTTGATCCAGCCTACTGGCGTGGCACGCTCCGCCCTCGTCCTGTTCTTGATTG GTACTTGAATAGAATTGATGATGCAGTCCGTGAAGCCAATGAGCTAGCTCAAG GTCAAGGATTGTGTTTGATTGGACACTCAGCTGGAGGATGGCTTGCTCGAGTTTACATGGAAGAATACGGAAACTCTGATATCTCCTTGTTGTTGACACTTGGTACGCCTCACTT ACCACCACCGAGAGGACTTCCGGGGGTTATTGATCAAACAAGAGGTCTTCTCTATTATGTCGAAGAGAATTGTGCAAAAGCTGTTTACACTCCTGAGCTGAAATATGTCTGTATCGCCGGGAG ATACATTCGTGGAGCTCGTTTGGTTGACAATGCAGATGCAGATATTGATTCTGATGTAACTGTTGGAATCGACAGTGGAGAAGGGATTTCAGAACTTGCTATAGCAAGCAACAAGAAGAGTGGTACTTTCCGTGCTCGTTTTGTAGGGCAAGGATACAAGCAAGTATGTGGAAGAGCTGATGTGTGGGGTGATGGAGTAGTTCCTGAGGTTTCAGCTCATCTTGAAGGTGCACTTAATGTTAGCTTCGACGGTGTTTACCATTCACCTGTTGGTTCAGACGATGAAACCAGACCTTGG